The genomic stretch AGAAGAGCAGCAAATTCCTGGTACTCTTTGGGATTGAAGATCAATTCTGCAAAGGGAGCTAAAAAGTAAAGAACCTGACTTCCCAACCTGCTGAGAGGCCGTAATGATTCGATCGTCATAATTGCAGGTGCTGCCATCCTTTTTTTCACGATGAAAAGAGAAATTTTCTCTATCAGCTCAACTGCTCTTTCCTGATCGATCTCTACAATCATTCTTTTTTATTCCTTTTCAAATTTAACTCATTATATAATAAATATTTACTTTATCTATTTTAGTTTTTCAAAAAATCTTGATGCCCTTATGGTTGTCAAGACAATGATTATCTAATTAGCTGATTTATTAATTATTTACTGCACTTATGGCTAATGTTTTTGGAAAAGCCACATTATGCTCGAGCAAGTGTGAAGGCAAAAACTTGTGAAACTTTATGCTTTTTTAAAAGCAACGATATGCTATTCAGCGTTGATCCTGTGGTAAAGACATCGTCTACAACTAAAACTGTTTTTCCTTTTATTTCATATTTGGAATTCAATTCAAAAGCACCTTTTACATTTTGTTGCCTTTCAGATCTACCTAATTTGGTTTGGGTTTGCGTAAAACGTTTCCTAATAATCAAGTTTGGATTATGTTCAATTTTTAGTTCAGATGCTATTTTTCTGGCCAACATCTCAGCCTGATTAAAACCTCGATGCCGTTTCTTTACGCTGTGAAGCGGAACTGGAGCAATGATATCGATTTTGGAAAATGGTTTTAATTCTAACAAAAGCTCTGCTGCTTTTTGCCCCAGAAAATCTGCTATTCTGATCATTTCATCGTATTTTAGATCGTGAATAAATTTTTGCATAACTTTATTGAAGCCATAAACTGATCTGGCTCTATCAAAAGCAAAATCTTCTTTGCTGCAAACCTTGCATTCGCCATTTTTCAAAATTGAACCGCAGTAATTACAAACATCTTCCAGCCAAACCAAATCATTTTTGCATTCTTCGCAAATTATGCCCTCTGGAATGCGTTTTCGGCAAGAAAAACAGTTGGGAGGAAATAGCAAATCGAGAAAAGATTTCAGCAGATTATTCTTCGTCCTGTTCATCTTCCGAGCTATCTTTATTTTTCGATGATTTTACTGCAAAACCCAATTGAAACAGATAAGCATTATCCGGTTCCCAGGTCATCAAAGCCCAGGAATAAAGTGATCGTAATTTTCTGGCATCTTCCTTGAAAAGTTCTATTTGGATTGCAGTATTTTTTTCTGTTTTTTCTTTCTTCAATTTTTCGATTTTTTCGGCAATTTGAAGTGAATTATTCAACAGTTTTATCAACTTATCCACGAAATCCTGTGGAATTGCCTGCTCTTTTTTATTTTGCATATGATTCTGATAAGCTCGAATAAATTTATCTGCAACAGCAATTTTATCAGCTCGATTGCGGGGAAATTTACTATCCACTCCAAAAGAACGTAATACATTTTTTTCCTGAGAATACGTACTTTTTACAAGTCTTTTGCATTTAAGATAATATTTGAATGTTTTCTCATCTGCATCTCTTTGTTCCTGATAAAATTCGTTTGATCTTGATTTTTTGCTTTCTGCAATTTTGAGTGCTTTTTCCCATTTATCATAGGCATGCAATCCCCAATCAACCAAGGAGCGTGGAATAGATAATGACGTTGACCAATAATCGATATAATTTTTTAGTATTTTTAATCGCTCACTGCGTTTTGCATAGCTGTCATTTGTAAAATAATTGTCGTTAAAAACAGCCATCTTTTCCTCCTGATTTCAATATTAAAATCTTTTATTACAAAATTCATAAATCTAAATTACAATTCATTACCTTTAATAAAAG from Candidatus Cloacimonadota bacterium encodes the following:
- a CDS encoding ComF family protein, with product MNRTKNNLLKSFLDLLFPPNCFSCRKRIPEGIICEECKNDLVWLEDVCNYCGSILKNGECKVCSKEDFAFDRARSVYGFNKVMQKFIHDLKYDEMIRIADFLGQKAAELLLELKPFSKIDIIAPVPLHSVKKRHRGFNQAEMLARKIASELKIEHNPNLIIRKRFTQTQTKLGRSERQQNVKGAFELNSKYEIKGKTVLVVDDVFTTGSTLNSISLLLKKHKVSQVFAFTLARA